One genomic segment of Burkholderia pyrrocinia includes these proteins:
- a CDS encoding sigma-E factor negative regulatory protein produces the protein MGSVNTQSQACSRGERLSALVDGEMFDGPDHGQFLAELNRADRAAWAQYHLIGDALRSDELALSPALSVAFTARMSAALESEPHLLAPATAPVARKLLSLRRRVVPAFAVAAAAATLTWIVVPQLQTAGTPGAVQVASAGAPQSGNLQRVTVAQASAQPGLQDVNIIRDASLDQYLEAHQQFAQQPVVTGSMPLIRAAVTTTPGQ, from the coding sequence ATGGGGTCGGTCAATACGCAGTCGCAGGCGTGCTCGCGCGGCGAGCGCCTTTCCGCGCTGGTCGACGGAGAAATGTTCGATGGCCCGGATCACGGGCAGTTTCTGGCTGAGCTCAACCGCGCGGATCGCGCTGCGTGGGCCCAATACCACCTGATCGGCGATGCGCTGCGCTCGGACGAGCTCGCGTTGTCGCCCGCGCTGAGCGTCGCGTTCACCGCGCGCATGTCGGCCGCGCTCGAAAGCGAGCCGCACCTGCTCGCGCCGGCAACCGCGCCGGTCGCGCGCAAGCTGCTGTCGCTGCGCCGGCGCGTCGTGCCCGCGTTCGCGGTGGCGGCCGCGGCGGCCACGCTGACGTGGATCGTCGTCCCGCAACTGCAGACGGCCGGCACGCCGGGCGCCGTCCAGGTCGCGTCGGCCGGTGCGCCGCAAAGCGGCAACCTGCAGCGCGTGACGGTCGCGCAGGCGTCGGCCCAGCCGGGGCTGCAGGACGTCAACATCATTCGCGACGCCAGCCTCGACCAATACCTTGAAGCGCACCAGCAATTCGCGCAGCAGCCCGTCGTCACGGGCTCGATGCCGCTGATCCGCGCTGCCGTGACCACCACGCCAGGCCAATAA